Proteins co-encoded in one Paraburkholderia edwinii genomic window:
- a CDS encoding EamA family transporter yields the protein MAPKDLLLALVVVVVWGVNFVLIKVGLHGVPPMLLGVLRFTFAAVPAVFFVRRPRIPWFWLVAYGATISLGQFAFLFSAMYVGMPAGLASLVLQAQAFFTLLFAALFLHERFRAHNIAGLVIAAGGLAVIGMQGGRAMTLAGFILTLCAAVMWALGNIVTKKVGKIDLVALVVWGSLIPPVPFLLLSYWLEGPQRIVAALSNISVNSLLAVAYLAYLATLLGYGLWSRLLSRHPASQVVPFSLLVPIVGLASAAMLLGERLSTAEIAGAAVVMVGLAVNVFGGWVIRRLAPLRSQ from the coding sequence ATGGCGCCGAAAGACCTGTTGCTCGCGCTCGTTGTGGTGGTGGTGTGGGGCGTCAACTTCGTGCTGATCAAGGTGGGCCTGCATGGCGTGCCGCCGATGCTGCTCGGCGTGCTGCGTTTCACGTTTGCCGCGGTTCCGGCGGTATTTTTCGTGAGACGCCCTCGTATCCCATGGTTCTGGCTCGTCGCGTACGGTGCGACGATTTCGCTGGGCCAGTTCGCGTTCCTGTTTTCGGCGATGTATGTCGGCATGCCGGCCGGCCTCGCGTCGCTCGTGCTGCAGGCGCAGGCGTTTTTCACGCTGCTGTTCGCGGCGCTGTTTCTGCATGAGCGGTTTCGCGCGCACAACATCGCGGGTCTCGTGATCGCGGCAGGCGGTCTCGCGGTGATCGGCATGCAAGGCGGTCGTGCCATGACGCTCGCCGGTTTCATCCTCACCTTGTGTGCCGCGGTGATGTGGGCGCTCGGCAATATCGTCACGAAGAAGGTGGGGAAGATCGACCTTGTCGCGCTCGTCGTATGGGGAAGCCTGATTCCGCCGGTGCCGTTTCTGTTGTTGTCGTACTGGCTCGAAGGACCGCAGCGGATCGTCGCCGCGCTGTCGAACATCAGTGTGAATTCGCTGCTGGCAGTTGCCTATCTCGCGTATCTCGCGACGCTGCTTGGTTATGGTTTGTGGAGCCGCTTGCTGTCGCGTCATCCGGCAAGCCAGGTCGTGCCGTTTTCGCTGCTCGTGCCGATCGTCGGGCTTGCGTCCGCGGCGATGCTACTTGGCGAACGTCTGTCGACTGCGGAGATCGCCGGCGCAGCCGTCGTGATGGTGGGGCTCGCGGTGAATGTGTTCGGCGGGTGGGTGATCCGGCGACTCGCGCCGCTTCGTTCACAGTAA
- a CDS encoding pirin family protein produces MSSSIKAVLKPHLRDIGNLVVRRVLPAMAARLVGPFIFFDHMGPATLAAGTGIDVRPHPHIGLATVTYLFDGAIMHRDSIGSEQKIVPGDVNWMTAGAGIVHSERTPDEDRARGSRVHGIQTWVALPLADEDCAPSFEHHAAHTLPEFERNGVTLRVIAGTAFGHTAPAHTFSGTLYVAARFASGSALALEPEHEERGVYLVEGDLSIDGTPLEPEQMAVLTPGETVTLASRDGATVMLLGGEKLEGERFIEWNFVASSRDKIERAKEAWTNQQMGQVPGETEWIPLPERK; encoded by the coding sequence ATGTCCTCATCGATCAAAGCGGTTCTGAAGCCTCACTTGCGCGATATCGGCAACCTCGTTGTCCGGCGCGTGCTGCCCGCGATGGCCGCGCGCCTCGTCGGCCCGTTCATCTTCTTCGATCACATGGGCCCGGCTACGCTGGCGGCCGGCACCGGCATCGACGTGCGCCCGCATCCGCATATCGGACTCGCCACCGTCACCTATCTGTTCGACGGCGCGATCATGCATCGCGACAGCATCGGCTCAGAACAGAAGATCGTGCCAGGCGACGTCAACTGGATGACGGCCGGCGCCGGCATAGTTCATTCGGAACGCACGCCCGACGAAGACCGCGCGCGCGGCTCGCGCGTGCACGGCATCCAGACCTGGGTCGCGCTGCCGCTCGCCGATGAAGACTGCGCGCCGTCGTTCGAGCATCACGCGGCGCATACGCTGCCGGAGTTCGAACGCAACGGCGTCACGCTGCGCGTGATCGCCGGCACCGCATTCGGCCATACCGCGCCCGCCCATACGTTTTCGGGCACGCTGTATGTCGCCGCGCGATTCGCATCGGGTAGCGCGCTTGCGCTCGAGCCCGAGCACGAAGAACGCGGCGTCTATCTGGTCGAAGGCGATCTGTCGATCGATGGCACGCCGCTCGAGCCCGAGCAGATGGCCGTGCTGACGCCCGGCGAAACGGTGACGCTCGCGAGCCGCGACGGCGCAACGGTCATGCTGCTCGGCGGTGAAAAGCTCGAAGGCGAGCGCTTTATCGAATGGAATTTCGTCGCGAGCTCGCGCGACAAGATAGAACGCGCGAAAGAGGCGTGGACGAATCAGCAAATGGGCCAGGTGCCGGGCGAAACCGAATGGATTCCGCTACCGGAACGAAAATGA
- the trxA gene encoding thioredoxin: MDTTLATFEKDVIAGSTLAPVLVDFWAPWCGPCKSLSPMLERLEAEYDGKWKLVKVNVDENQELAAHFQVRSIPHVVAFADGQPVDQFIGVLPEGQLRAFLDRLVPNGAEAARAAAAAAVAEGQRDVAYDFLKEALAFDPGFEDARMDLIELLLADSRVDEAKQQIDLLSPKTTQGIDARFNAIKTRLDALDAAADLPPTDALETKVAEHPEDLDARFDLASAFIARHKYEGALEQLLEIVKRDRGFRDDIGRKTMLSVFDLAAHNPELVAKWRRKLSASLF, from the coding sequence ATGGACACCACTCTGGCCACTTTCGAAAAAGACGTAATCGCCGGCTCGACGCTCGCGCCGGTGCTGGTCGACTTCTGGGCGCCATGGTGCGGGCCTTGCAAGAGCCTGAGCCCGATGCTCGAGCGTCTCGAGGCCGAATACGACGGCAAATGGAAGCTCGTGAAGGTCAACGTCGACGAGAACCAGGAGCTCGCCGCGCACTTCCAGGTGCGCAGCATCCCGCACGTCGTGGCGTTCGCGGACGGCCAGCCGGTCGATCAGTTTATCGGCGTGCTGCCTGAAGGCCAGTTGCGCGCGTTTCTCGACCGGCTCGTGCCGAACGGCGCGGAAGCCGCGCGTGCGGCGGCCGCGGCGGCCGTCGCGGAAGGCCAGCGCGACGTAGCTTACGATTTCCTTAAAGAAGCGCTGGCGTTCGATCCGGGCTTCGAAGACGCGCGCATGGACCTGATCGAGCTGCTGCTCGCGGACAGCCGGGTCGACGAGGCGAAGCAGCAAATCGACCTGCTGTCGCCGAAAACGACGCAGGGCATCGACGCACGCTTCAACGCGATCAAGACACGCCTCGATGCGCTCGACGCCGCCGCCGACCTGCCGCCGACCGATGCGCTTGAAACGAAAGTGGCCGAGCACCCGGAAGATCTCGATGCGCGCTTCGATCTCGCCAGCGCGTTTATCGCGCGCCACAAATATGAAGGGGCGCTGGAACAGTTGCTGGAGATCGTCAAACGCGATCGAGGTTTTCGCGACGATATCGGGCGCAAGACCATGCTGTCGGTGTTCGATCTCGCGGCGCACAATCCCGAGCTCGTCGCGAAATGGCGGCGCAAGCTGAGCGCCTCGCTGTTTTAA
- the tcdA gene encoding tRNA cyclic N6-threonylcarbamoyladenosine(37) synthase TcdA, producing the protein MSAPHVSVPIDVTTSHTGVEADRARRFGGVARLYGAPALAAFERAHVAVIGIGGVGSWAVEALARSAIGTLTLIDLDNVAESNTNRQIHALDGNYGKPKVDAMAERIALIDPQCDVRVIEDFIEPDNFDKVLGGGFDYVIDAIDSVRTKTALIAWCVEHGQPLITVGGAGGQLDPTRIRIDDLAQTIQDPLLSKVRAQLRKHHGFPRGPKAKFKVSAVYSDEPLIYPEAAVCDIDEEAEHVATSPGHAGPVGLNCAGFGSSVCVTASFGLAAVSYVLRAIAQRVGV; encoded by the coding sequence ATGTCAGCCCCTCACGTCAGCGTGCCTATCGATGTTACTACCAGCCACACCGGTGTTGAAGCCGACCGCGCGCGGCGCTTCGGCGGGGTTGCGCGGCTCTACGGCGCGCCGGCGCTGGCCGCATTCGAGCGTGCGCATGTCGCTGTGATCGGCATTGGCGGCGTCGGCTCGTGGGCGGTCGAAGCGCTCGCGCGCAGCGCGATCGGCACGCTGACGCTGATCGATCTCGACAACGTCGCCGAAAGCAATACGAACCGGCAGATCCATGCGCTCGACGGCAACTACGGTAAGCCGAAGGTCGATGCGATGGCCGAGCGCATTGCACTGATCGATCCGCAGTGCGACGTGCGCGTGATCGAAGACTTTATCGAGCCCGACAATTTCGACAAGGTGCTCGGCGGCGGCTTCGATTATGTGATCGACGCGATCGACAGCGTGCGGACCAAAACCGCGCTGATCGCATGGTGCGTCGAGCATGGGCAACCGCTCATCACGGTCGGCGGCGCGGGTGGGCAGCTCGACCCGACGCGCATTCGCATCGACGATCTCGCGCAGACCATTCAGGACCCGCTGCTATCGAAGGTGCGCGCGCAACTGCGCAAGCATCACGGTTTCCCGCGCGGGCCGAAGGCGAAGTTCAAGGTCAGCGCCGTCTATTCGGATGAACCGCTGATCTATCCGGAAGCGGCCGTTTGCGATATCGACGAAGAAGCCGAGCATGTCGCGACGTCGCCGGGGCACGCGGGGCCGGTTGGGCTCAACTGCGCGGGGTTTGGTTCGAGCGTTTGCGTGACCGCGAGCTTTGGGCTCGCGGCCGTATCGTATGTGCTGCGCGCGATCGCGCAGCGGGTTGGGGTTTGA
- the pdxH gene encoding pyridoxamine 5'-phosphate oxidase, with protein sequence MSSLAELRKNYSLGSLDEADLDRDPIRQFEKWFAQAIKAQLPEPNAMTLATVDSRGHPSARIVLIKGVDPRGFVFFTNYESRKGREIAGNPRASLLFHWIELERQVRIEGFVEMTSAAESDAYYASRPLESRIGAWASAQSQEIESRAALEAREREIIAQYGEHPPRPPHWGGYRVVPDTIEFWQGRPSRLHDRMRYTRDGSGAWRIARLSP encoded by the coding sequence ATGAGCTCACTTGCTGAACTTCGAAAAAACTATTCACTCGGCTCGCTGGACGAAGCCGATCTGGATCGCGACCCGATCCGTCAGTTCGAAAAGTGGTTTGCTCAAGCGATCAAGGCCCAGTTGCCCGAGCCCAATGCGATGACGCTCGCCACCGTCGACTCACGCGGCCATCCGTCGGCACGTATCGTTCTGATCAAAGGCGTCGACCCGCGCGGCTTCGTCTTCTTCACCAATTATGAAAGCCGCAAAGGCCGCGAGATCGCGGGTAACCCGCGCGCAAGCCTGCTATTTCACTGGATCGAGCTCGAGCGCCAGGTGCGCATCGAAGGCTTCGTCGAAATGACGAGCGCCGCGGAAAGCGATGCGTACTACGCATCGCGGCCGCTCGAATCGCGAATCGGCGCATGGGCATCGGCACAAAGTCAGGAAATTGAAAGCCGAGCCGCGCTCGAGGCGCGCGAGCGCGAAATCATCGCGCAATACGGCGAACATCCGCCGCGACCGCCGCACTGGGGCGGTTATCGCGTGGTACCCGACACGATCGAATTCTGGCAAGGCCGGCCTTCACGGCTGCACGACCGGATGCGCTACACGCGCGACGGCAGCGGCGCCTGGCGGATCGCCCGCTTATCGCCATGA
- a CDS encoding SAM-dependent methyltransferase codes for MFWEKKLAQWVDEVRTKSNIPARLVLWDGQKHDFGNFAEPQVTLKVNTASAMPLLLDPSLDNLGEAYVKGKIDIEGKLSDVINIGYSLARSTVTNTSKLARVTRYFNHTKSSDKKAIQYHYDVSNEFYKLWLDENMVYSCAYFENGDEDIGTAQLKKIDHILRKIQVQPGQRLLDIGCGWGALVMRAAQKFGAQCVGVTLSQNQFDLATERVKAAGLSDKIEIRLQDYRDVTGQFDRITSVGMFEHVGRKNLPGYFRKIHDLLVEDGVAMNHGITSSDADSGETSLGGGEFIDRYVFPDGELPHIGLVLESMQRGGIEAIDIESLRRHYARTLDIWTENFEAKAAEAKKLVDDEKFRIWRVYLAGCSYAFEHDDVSLYQVVCRRAGRSAKTLPWSRRYMYDTPL; via the coding sequence ATGTTCTGGGAAAAGAAGCTGGCGCAGTGGGTTGACGAGGTCCGGACGAAATCGAATATTCCGGCCCGTCTGGTGCTATGGGACGGTCAGAAGCACGACTTCGGCAACTTCGCCGAGCCGCAGGTCACATTGAAGGTGAATACGGCGTCGGCGATGCCGCTTCTGCTCGACCCGAGCCTCGACAATCTCGGCGAAGCCTACGTGAAGGGCAAGATCGACATCGAGGGCAAGCTTTCGGACGTGATCAATATCGGCTACTCGCTTGCGCGCAGCACGGTCACGAACACGAGCAAGCTCGCGCGCGTGACGCGCTACTTCAATCATACGAAGTCGTCAGATAAAAAGGCGATTCAGTACCACTACGACGTATCGAACGAGTTCTACAAACTGTGGCTCGACGAGAACATGGTGTACTCGTGTGCGTACTTCGAGAACGGCGACGAAGATATCGGCACCGCCCAGCTGAAGAAGATCGATCACATTCTGCGCAAGATCCAGGTGCAGCCGGGCCAGCGCCTGCTCGATATCGGCTGTGGCTGGGGCGCGCTCGTGATGCGCGCGGCGCAGAAGTTCGGCGCGCAGTGTGTGGGCGTCACACTGTCGCAGAACCAGTTCGATCTCGCGACGGAGCGCGTGAAGGCGGCGGGCCTCTCGGACAAGATCGAGATTCGCCTGCAGGACTATCGCGACGTGACGGGCCAGTTCGATCGCATCACGAGCGTCGGCATGTTCGAGCACGTCGGGCGCAAGAATCTGCCTGGCTACTTCAGGAAGATTCACGACCTGCTCGTCGAAGATGGTGTCGCGATGAATCACGGCATCACGTCGAGCGATGCGGACAGCGGCGAGACGTCGCTGGGCGGCGGCGAGTTTATCGACCGTTATGTGTTCCCGGACGGCGAACTGCCGCATATCGGCCTCGTGCTCGAATCGATGCAGCGCGGCGGCATCGAGGCGATCGATATCGAAAGCCTGCGCCGCCACTACGCGCGCACGCTCGATATCTGGACCGAGAACTTCGAGGCGAAGGCCGCCGAGGCGAAGAAGCTCGTCGACGACGAGAAATTCCGTATCTGGCGCGTGTATCTCGCGGGCTGCTCGTATGCGTTCGAGCACGACGATGTATCGCTCTACCAGGTGGTGTGCCGGCGTGCGGGACGCAGTGCGAAGACCTTGCCGTGGTCGCGCCGGTATATGTATGACACGCCGCTTTGA
- a CDS encoding DUF72 domain-containing protein — protein MFGGAAADDATGNASAVAASSSASTRGESTEDSRSRAVTSARPAQSDESAGGESDANASSLRAAASRRAVKSSEHSVASFWEDEVEAPLAESETASQATRAKASGKSTSAEPKKPRSKGVLAAEPNTDAIAIAAGLPPQVHLGTSTWSFPGWRGIVYGDDYSNSKLSRDGLTAYGAHPLLRTVSIDRSFYTPLTLAEYLRYAQQVPEHFRFIVKAPALVTDATVRAERGEPVSPNPCFLNAQLATDEFVRPCIDGLGAKAGALVFQFSPLPDAMLAQPAELIERLAAFFAALPTLPEGSCYAVEIRDACVLTPRFIRMLKAAGVRYCVGLHARMPDTLRQAAALALLDDVPAGPLIVRWSLHSGFKYEQAKAKYDPFDKLVDEDPATRTALAELAARYAIAGQPVLIAVNNKAEGSAPLSCVELAREIAAACVRLREERATPAAAGV, from the coding sequence ATGTTCGGAGGCGCAGCAGCAGACGATGCGACTGGAAACGCTTCGGCGGTGGCAGCATCGTCATCGGCGTCGACGCGCGGCGAGTCAACTGAGGATTCGCGCTCGCGTGCCGTGACCTCCGCTCGCCCGGCCCAATCCGACGAATCAGCGGGCGGCGAGTCGGATGCGAACGCGTCGTCGCTGCGCGCAGCCGCTTCTCGTCGCGCAGTCAAATCAAGCGAGCACTCCGTAGCGTCGTTTTGGGAAGACGAGGTCGAAGCGCCGCTCGCGGAATCCGAAACCGCGAGCCAGGCCACCCGCGCGAAGGCCTCCGGCAAATCCACTTCTGCCGAGCCCAAAAAACCCCGCTCCAAAGGCGTGCTCGCCGCCGAACCCAATACCGATGCAATCGCCATCGCCGCCGGGCTTCCGCCTCAAGTCCACCTCGGCACATCGACCTGGTCGTTTCCGGGCTGGCGCGGCATCGTCTATGGCGACGACTACAGCAACAGCAAGCTGTCGCGCGACGGCCTGACCGCGTACGGCGCGCATCCGCTGTTGCGCACGGTCAGCATCGACCGTTCGTTTTATACGCCGCTGACGCTCGCCGAATACCTGCGCTATGCACAGCAGGTACCCGAGCACTTCCGTTTTATCGTGAAAGCGCCCGCGCTCGTCACCGACGCGACCGTGCGTGCCGAACGCGGCGAGCCCGTTTCGCCGAACCCGTGTTTTCTGAATGCGCAGCTCGCCACCGATGAATTCGTGCGGCCGTGCATCGATGGTCTCGGCGCGAAGGCTGGTGCGCTCGTATTCCAGTTTTCGCCGCTGCCGGACGCCATGCTTGCGCAGCCGGCCGAATTGATCGAGCGGCTTGCCGCGTTTTTTGCCGCATTGCCCACGCTGCCCGAAGGCAGCTGCTATGCAGTCGAGATCCGCGACGCATGCGTGCTCACACCGCGTTTTATCCGCATGCTGAAAGCGGCCGGCGTCCGCTATTGCGTCGGCCTGCACGCGCGCATGCCGGACACGCTGCGGCAGGCGGCCGCGCTCGCGCTGCTCGATGACGTGCCGGCCGGCCCGCTGATCGTGCGCTGGAGCTTGCACAGCGGCTTCAAGTACGAACAGGCGAAGGCCAAATACGATCCCTTCGACAAGCTCGTCGACGAAGATCCGGCGACGCGCACAGCGCTCGCCGAGCTCGCGGCGCGCTATGCGATTGCGGGCCAGCCGGTGCTGATTGCAGTGAACAACAAGGCGGAGGGTTCCGCGCCGCTCAGTTGCGTCGAGCTTGCGCGGGAAATTGCAGCCGCGTGTGTGAGGCTGCGCGAAGAACGCGCTACGCCGGCGGCTGCCGGCGTGTGA
- the msrA gene encoding peptide-methionine (S)-S-oxide reductase MsrA, which yields MSQSVETATLGGGCFWCLEAVYLDVDGVVSVESGYAGGHVDHPSYEQVCDGVTGHAEVVKVEFDPSKISYREVLDIFFAIHDPTQLNRQGNDVGTQYRSVIFTHSDAQRDTALQAIRQIGSEGIYDGQIVTQVLPLDGNYWSAEAYHQNYFAQHPNQGYCSFVVAPKVAKFRQKFAHRIKSSRV from the coding sequence ATGAGTCAGTCAGTCGAAACCGCCACGCTAGGCGGCGGATGTTTCTGGTGTCTCGAAGCGGTGTATCTCGACGTCGACGGCGTCGTATCGGTGGAGTCCGGTTACGCGGGCGGCCACGTCGATCATCCGTCATACGAACAGGTGTGCGATGGCGTGACGGGCCACGCGGAAGTCGTGAAGGTCGAGTTCGACCCGTCGAAAATCAGCTATCGCGAAGTGCTCGATATCTTCTTTGCGATTCACGATCCGACGCAGCTGAACCGGCAGGGTAACGATGTCGGTACGCAATACCGGTCGGTGATTTTTACGCACTCCGATGCGCAACGCGACACCGCATTGCAGGCGATTCGCCAGATCGGCTCGGAAGGTATTTACGACGGGCAGATCGTCACGCAGGTGTTGCCGCTCGACGGTAATTACTGGTCGGCCGAAGCCTATCATCAGAATTATTTCGCACAGCATCCGAATCAGGGCTATTGCTCGTTTGTCGTCGCGCCGAAGGTCGCGAAGTTCCGGCAGAAGTTCGCGCATCGGATCAAGAGCAGCCGCGTATAA
- a CDS encoding flavin reductase family protein produces the protein MKRAVPPNFDAAAFRSALGEFATGVTVVTTRAPTGELIGITASSFNSVSLSPPLVLWSLATRSASMPVFRTNSHYVVNVLAASQLDLCKRFATLKGDRFEGVSHAAGDSGMPVLDGALAWFECHNRSRYEEGDHVIFVGEVERCGVRDDAQQAGPLVFQNGEFHTLKGL, from the coding sequence ATGAAACGCGCCGTGCCGCCCAATTTCGACGCCGCCGCGTTCCGCAGCGCGCTAGGCGAATTCGCCACCGGCGTCACCGTCGTCACGACGCGCGCGCCGACCGGCGAGCTCATCGGCATCACCGCCAGTTCGTTCAATTCCGTGTCGTTGTCGCCGCCGCTCGTGTTGTGGAGTCTCGCGACGCGCTCCGCGTCGATGCCGGTATTCCGGACGAATAGCCATTATGTCGTCAATGTGCTCGCCGCATCGCAACTCGATTTGTGCAAGCGCTTCGCGACGCTAAAGGGCGACCGGTTCGAGGGGGTCTCGCATGCGGCCGGCGACAGCGGCATGCCGGTGCTCGACGGCGCGCTCGCGTGGTTCGAGTGCCATAACCGCAGCCGGTATGAAGAAGGCGACCACGTGATTTTCGTCGGCGAGGTGGAGCGCTGCGGCGTGCGCGACGACGCGCAGCAGGCGGGGCCGCTCGTGTTCCAGAACGGCGAATTCCATACGCTCAAGGGGCTCTAG
- a CDS encoding Lrp/AsnC family transcriptional regulator: MNAISLDATDCRILTVLQHEGRISNLDLAERISLSPSACLRRLRLLEEQGVIERYRACLNREVLGFELEAFVQVSMRNEQENWHERFAEAVREWPEVIGAFVVTGETHYLLHVLAHHLKHYSDFVLTRLYKAPGVLDIRSNIVLQTLKEDSGVPVSLVPGVKA; this comes from the coding sequence ATGAACGCGATCTCGCTCGACGCCACCGATTGCCGTATCTTGACGGTGCTTCAGCACGAAGGACGAATCAGCAATCTCGATCTGGCGGAGCGGATATCGCTGTCGCCGTCTGCCTGTTTGCGGCGTTTGCGCCTGCTCGAAGAACAGGGTGTCATCGAACGCTACCGCGCGTGTCTCAATCGCGAAGTGCTGGGCTTCGAACTCGAAGCTTTCGTTCAGGTATCGATGCGCAACGAACAGGAAAACTGGCACGAGCGTTTCGCGGAAGCCGTGCGCGAATGGCCCGAAGTGATCGGCGCCTTCGTCGTGACGGGCGAGACGCACTATCTGCTGCACGTGCTCGCGCATCACCTCAAACACTATTCGGATTTCGTGCTCACGCGCCTGTACAAGGCGCCGGGCGTGCTCGACATCCGCTCGAATATCGTGTTGCAGACGCTCAAGGAAGATTCCGGCGTGCCGGTTAGCCTTGTGCCAGGCGTGAAGGCCTAG
- the kynB gene encoding arylformamidase yields MDTKAKGDRKKRALWDITPAVDAATPVWPGDTPVGIERVWRMEAGSPVNVARLTLSPHTGAHTDAPLHYDADGAAIGEVPLDVYLGPCRVIHCIGAAPLVTPDHVKAALDAVPARVLLRTYAHAPLREWDRAFCAVAPATIDLLAARGVRLIGIDTPSLDPQDSKTMDAHLRVRAHGMAILEGIVLDEVEAGDYELIALPLKLTTLDASPVRAVLRALDGASSPSPSPSQQD; encoded by the coding sequence ATGGATACGAAAGCGAAAGGCGATCGGAAGAAGCGTGCGTTGTGGGACATCACACCCGCTGTCGATGCAGCCACGCCCGTCTGGCCCGGCGACACGCCGGTGGGTATCGAACGGGTCTGGCGCATGGAGGCCGGCTCGCCCGTCAATGTCGCACGCCTGACCCTGTCGCCGCACACCGGCGCGCATACCGACGCGCCGCTCCACTACGACGCCGACGGCGCGGCGATCGGCGAAGTGCCGCTCGATGTCTACCTCGGCCCGTGTCGCGTGATTCATTGCATCGGCGCGGCACCGCTCGTCACGCCCGACCACGTTAAGGCGGCGCTCGACGCCGTCCCGGCCCGCGTGTTGCTGCGCACTTATGCGCATGCACCGCTACGTGAATGGGATAGGGCGTTCTGCGCGGTTGCACCGGCAACGATCGACCTGCTCGCCGCGCGCGGCGTGCGATTAATCGGCATCGACACGCCCTCGCTCGATCCGCAAGACTCCAAAACGATGGACGCGCACTTGCGCGTGCGCGCACACGGCATGGCCATTCTCGAAGGCATCGTGCTCGACGAGGTCGAAGCCGGCGACTACGAGCTGATCGCGTTGCCGCTCAAGCTGACGACGCTCGATGCGAGCCCGGTGCGCGCGGTGCTGCGTGCACTGGACGGCGCGTCGAGCCCGAGCCCTAGCCCGAGCCAGCAAGACTAA
- the kynU gene encoding kynureninase — MNTRDEAVALDEADPLAPLRAQFALAPDTIYLNGNSLGVPPAAAAQRAQVVIAAEWGEGLVRSWNTAGWFALAKRLGNKLAPLVGAAHNEIVVTDSISVNLFKLLSAALRFQRQRDPKRRVIVAERGDFPNDLYIAQGLVAQFDGAYELRFIDDPSELPAALQPDTAVAMLTQVNYRSGYMHDMAALTQLIHQKGALALWDLAHSAGAVPLDLNGVGADCAVGCTYKYLNGGPGSPAFVWVPHRHQNAFTQPLSGWWGHRAPFAMNPVFEPEDGIGRFLSGTQPIVSMALVECGLDVFLQTDMPSIRKKSLALTDLFIELVEARCDAFPLRLITPREHARRGSQVSFAHPNGYEVMQALIARGVIGDYREPHVLRFGLTPLYTRYVDVWDAVETLRDVLANETWRAAEFAQRAAVT; from the coding sequence ATGAATACCCGAGACGAAGCCGTGGCCCTCGACGAAGCCGACCCGCTCGCGCCGCTGCGCGCGCAGTTCGCGCTTGCGCCCGACACGATCTATCTGAACGGCAATTCGCTCGGCGTGCCGCCCGCGGCCGCAGCGCAGCGCGCGCAGGTCGTAATCGCGGCCGAATGGGGCGAAGGCCTCGTGCGTAGCTGGAACACGGCCGGCTGGTTCGCGCTCGCGAAGCGCCTCGGCAACAAGCTCGCGCCGCTCGTCGGTGCCGCGCACAACGAAATTGTCGTCACCGATTCGATTTCGGTGAATCTGTTCAAGCTGCTGTCGGCGGCCTTGCGTTTCCAGAGGCAGCGCGATCCGAAACGGCGCGTGATCGTCGCGGAGCGCGGCGATTTTCCGAACGATCTGTATATTGCGCAGGGCCTCGTTGCGCAGTTCGACGGCGCGTATGAACTGCGTTTCATCGACGATCCGTCGGAACTGCCGGCCGCATTGCAGCCGGACACGGCGGTCGCGATGCTGACGCAGGTCAACTACCGCAGCGGCTATATGCACGATATGGCCGCACTCACGCAGCTGATTCATCAGAAAGGCGCGCTCGCACTGTGGGACCTCGCGCATTCGGCGGGTGCGGTGCCGCTCGATCTGAATGGCGTCGGCGCCGACTGCGCAGTCGGTTGCACGTACAAGTATCTGAACGGCGGCCCCGGTTCGCCCGCGTTCGTCTGGGTGCCGCACCGCCATCAGAATGCATTCACGCAGCCGCTGTCCGGCTGGTGGGGACACCGCGCGCCGTTCGCGATGAATCCGGTCTTCGAACCCGAAGACGGCATCGGGCGCTTTCTGAGCGGCACGCAGCCGATCGTCTCGATGGCGCTCGTCGAATGCGGACTCGACGTGTTCCTGCAAACCGATATGCCCTCGATTCGCAAGAAATCGCTGGCATTGACCGATCTCTTTATCGAACTTGTCGAAGCGCGTTGCGACGCGTTTCCGTTGCGCCTCATCACGCCGCGCGAGCATGCGCGGCGCGGCTCGCAGGTGAGCTTCGCGCATCCGAACGGCTACGAAGTGATGCAGGCGCTGATTGCGCGCGGCGTGATCGGCGACTATCGCGAGCCGCACGTGCTGCGCTTCGGCTTGACGCCGCTTTACACGCGCTACGTCGATGTATGGGACGCGGTCGAGACGCTGCGCGACGTACTCGCGAACGAAACCTGGCGAGCCGCGGAATTCGCGCAGCGCGCGGCGGTGACCTGA